GTGCCGCCAGCTGCTTTGCCGACGACAATCCGATACCGCTTGAACCCCCAGTGATATATACGTTTTTGCCTTTGAAAGAAGTTTCCATACCTTGCCCCCATTTCATCGGTATTATGTAACGGATACAGAACGCACAGAGAAAGTTGCTCCGGATACTTGTATTATATAACAGGAAAAAAGAAACCGGAAATCCGATTTGCTCGCGAGCAATGGCAATTCATTCCATCCGGGAACCTTCCGCAAAACAAGGCGACAACTTCAGGATATTGTTAAAAACATTCCATTTGGAAACAACCGTCAATGCAGCTATTCACCCATCATCGTGACCAGCACATCCGTATCGGCAAGGTTTATACACTTTGAAACGATCGAAGTCCTGACCACGGGTTTTCCCTTGCTGTCAATAAAAACGTCTTGCGGATCAAAGCGCCCGTAAGAACAGGTCACGATCATTCCATCATCAAGGACGACATTTCCGCAATAGCCCGTATCGGCATTGGCCGCCATCGCGGGAACTTCCTGGCCATCCAGATACGTATGAGCTATCTTGATGCGATACTGCCCCTCCGTTCCCTCCTTGAGGTCTTCGTAGGTACCCACCCAGGCAACCCAGCCTTCGCTGTACCAGTTGCTTTTCTTTTTCCCTTCTGCATACCTTTCAAGTTTCTCCGGGGCACGTTCTATCGAACGAAAGGTGATAAAGAGACGCCCATCCTTGGTATAGACCGCCTTGTGGCGCTCACCATTGAGCGCGGCCGGAACCTCCTGCGGCACGGACCAGGTTTCCCCTTCATCCTGTGAAAATGACACGAGCGAGTTGTTATTCTTGCGGCCATGCTTTCCGTTACTTCTGGCTATGAGGCAGAGCTCGTCCCCTTGCCCGCCATCGGAGCGGATGACCTCCACCTCACACATGGCTGCCTGTTTTTCGATATTGCGGAATTCGCCGAAATAGGGGCAAGGTTCACTCCATTGCATCCTTCCGTTTTCATCAAAAGACAGCACTGTCCTGTAATTGATAAAATTCCGGTCATGGAAAAGCCCCATCCATTTATCCACAAACTCCCCGTCCTCTTTAAGCCTGGTCAGCGAGGCCATGGCCACGATCGGCACAACCTTCCTGGAACTGGAATGGTCGTAAAACAGTTCAAACTCCGACCAACTCTGTCCTTCATTTTCCGATATGGAGCAGTTGAACCCACCTTCTGTGGACTCGCGCGGCCATTTGGGGTTCCCGGAGATCATGATCAACCTGTCCGTTGCCCGCTCATCGGAAAACTCCAAACGATAGACGGTGGGGGTTTCACGCGAGCCCACCCACGACCCGGGAGTTTTCCCCGGGCCATCTTTCCATGTTTTGCCCCCATCCGTGCTGATCCTGGTCCGAACAGGCCCCTTGCCATGACCCTCCGGGTACATGGTCAAAATATCACCGTTCTCGAGCAGTACACTGTCTG
This Bacillota bacterium DNA region includes the following protein-coding sequences:
- a CDS encoding exo-alpha-sialidase, whose protein sequence is MKVNRSMSVGFLFMVFFLLVFIAACDSSRAMTGEDYTIPQLDLSQRPDDLHPRYDYLFENVIVDNSGDYLGHPDSVLLENGDILTMYPEGHGKGPVRTRISTDGGKTWKDGPGKTPGSWVGSRETPTVYRLEFSDERATDRLIMISGNPKWPRESTEGGFNCSISENEGQSWSEFELFYDHSSSRKVVPIVAMASLTRLKEDGEFVDKWMGLFHDRNFINYRTVLSFDENGRMQWSEPCPYFGEFRNIEKQAAMCEVEVIRSDGGQGDELCLIARSNGKHGRKNNNSLVSFSQDEGETWSVPQEVPAALNGERHKAVYTKDGRLFITFRSIERAPEKLERYAEGKKKSNWYSEGWVAWVGTYEDLKEGTEGQYRIKIAHTYLDGQEVPAMAANADTGYCGNVVLDDGMIVTCSYGRFDPQDVFIDSKGKPVVRTSIVSKCINLADTDVLVTMMGE